One window of Aspergillus oryzae RIB40 DNA, chromosome 3 genomic DNA carries:
- a CDS encoding uncharacterized protein (predicted protein) produces the protein MSWHLRTTEHPSHQLHDIQQLFFELAEQKTTRSTPRIARITRIFPNYVSSENQVIKSPVRVFCTLFITTTHQHQQYELMENSSLRDSAILPFSRMKHLIINSDQSKHRLEPEISLIFFKDTPSLTYGPLVETLLDHDTLDFLANCDNLEQPSLGLTISRD, from the coding sequence ATGTCTTGGCATCTCCGAACCACTGAGCACCCTTCTCATCAGCTTCACGACATTCAGCAGCTTTTCTTCGAGCTAGCTGAGCAAAAAACAACGCGCAGTACGCCACGAATAGCTCGCATCACCCGGATATTCCCAAATTACGTGAGCAGCGAGAATCAGGTAATCAAATCACCCGTCCGAGTCTTCTGTACCCTCTTTATAACTACAAcgcatcagcatcagcagtATGAACTGATGGAAAACAGCAGCTTGAGGGATTCAGCCATTTTACCATTCTCCAGGATGAAACATCTGATTATCAACTCAGATCAGTCGAAACATCGTCTTGAGCCAGAGATATCTCTTATCTTCTTTAAAGATACTCCATCTCTCACTTATGGACCTTTGGTTGAAACTTTACTTGACCACGATACTCTTGATTTTCTAGCCAATTGTGACAATTTGGAACAGCCTTCTCTCGGCCTTACTATCTCGAGAGACTAA
- a CDS encoding uncharacterized protein (predicted protein) gives MTDISNQSSAYRAPPRQRFSQGFAASQAPQPQQDQTPRYSAQSQQSQLPQPRTPTASQSGIPLRRTLMTPATSRSNIQAGSRRYGLPSGISTPGKANDDAPISPRQDPSQTRIIAPSAKLAASYTPISRPRTNSFGTTRRFGIRQRPMAISDGAVNSFDDNID, from the coding sequence atGACGGATATCAGTAACCAAAGCTCCGCATATCGTGCACCCCCGCGCCAGCGATTTTCCCAGGGATTCGCTGCATCTCAAGCACCACAGCCTCAGCAAGACCAGACTCCCAGGTACTCAGCACAATCTCAGCAGTCGCAGTTGCCGCAACCCCGTACGCCAACTGCTTCGCAGTCCGGCATCCCACTGCGCAGAACCTTGATGACTCCGGCTACATCTCGTTCAAACATCCAAGCCGGGTCTCGTCGGTATGGGTTGCCTTCCGGGATTTCTACCCCCGGTAAAGCCAACGACGATGCACCTATCTCCCCTCGACAGGATCCATCTCAAACAAGGATCATCGCCCCATCGGCCAAACTAGCAGCCAGTTATACCCCTATATCGCGCCCGAGAACGAACAGTTTTGGAACCACACGGAGGTTTGGCATCCGGCAACGACCCATGGCCATCTCCGACGGTGCAGTAAATTCCTTCGACGACAACATTGATTGA
- a CDS encoding KH domain-containing protein (polyC-binding proteins alphaCP-1 and related KH domain proteins) — MDSSELHDTQVVDETMTDAVNMVDEGDMDITPKTEEEYAQSMLTLRAIVSSKEAGVIIGKAGKNVADLRDETGVKAGVSKVVPGVHDRVLTVTGPLQGTARAYALVAKGLLEGAPQMGMGGVVSNNGTHPVRLLISHNQMGTIIGRSGLKIKHIQDASGVRMVAQKEMLPQSTERIVEVQGTPEGIEKAVWEIGKCLIDDWQRGTGTILYNPAVRASVGTAPVNQNVGNGYSSRPYNRTGNGADFSDQSGGYGRRSNPDTSNRGYPLVTEDGEEIQTQNISIPADMVGCIIGRAGSKITEIRRSSGARISIAKAPHDDTGERMFTIMGSAQANEKALYLLYENLEAEKTRRSQLPQE; from the exons ATGGATTCCTCCGAGCTTCACGATACCCAAGTTGTTGATGAGACTATGACTGATGCTGTCAACATGGTCGACGAGGGTGATATGGACATTACTCCGAAgaccgaagaagaatacgCCCAGTCGATGCTGACCCTCCGTGCGATCGTTTCGTCTAAGGAAGCCGGCGTGATCATCGGCAAGGCCGGCAAAAATGTTGCTGACCTGCGCGACGAAACCGGTGTTAAGGCTGGTGTGAGCAAGGTTGTTCCCGGCGTCCACGACCGAGTCCTCACGGTGACCGGTCCTCTGCAAGGTACCGCTAGGGCCTACGCTTTGGTTGCCAAGGGCTTGCTAGAAGGTGCCCCGCAAATGGGTATGGGTGGCGTCGTATCAAATAACGGAACTCACC CGGTTCGCCTTCTCATTTCCCACAACCAAATGGGCACTATCATCGGACGGTCAGGCCTGAAGATCAAGCATATCCAGGATGCATCCGGTGTACGAATGGTCGcccagaaggaaatgctTCCCCAGTCGACCGAGCGGATTGTTGAAGTGCAGGGTACTCCGGAAGgcattgagaaggctgtcTGGGAAATTGGAAAATGCCTCATCGATGACTGGCAGCGGGGTACCGGTACCATTCTGTATAACCCCGCTGTGCGTGCATCTGTTGGCACTGCCCCAGTGAACCAAAACGTGGGCAATGGTTACAGCAGCCGCCCCTACAACCGTACCGGCAATGGTGCCGACTTTAGCGACCAGTCCGGTGGCTACGGCAGACGCTCCAACCCCGACACATCAAACCGTGGTTATCCCCTGGTTACCGAGGACGGCGAGGAAATCCAGACGCAAAACATCAGCATTCCTGCTGACATGGTGGGATGCATCATCGGTAGAGCTGGAAGCAAGATTACTGAGATCCGTCGGAGCTCCGGAGCGAGGATCTCGATCGCCAAGGCTCCTCACGATGATACCGGCGAGCGCATGTTCACCATCATGGGCAGTGCCCAGGCGAATGAGAAAGCCTTGTATCTTCTGTACGAAAACCTCGAAGCCGAGAAGACCCGCCGCAGCCAACTCCCACAGGAATAA
- a CDS encoding alcohol dehydrogenase family protein (threonine dehydrogenase and related Zn-dependent dehydrogenases), producing the protein MSTENKMRAVVFHSPYKVAVEERPIPKIQDSGDIVVKVTYTALCGSDLHTFRGIEPAGTGFVMGHEVTGEVVEVGSGVKSIQKGDMVVSAFTTSCGECFYCKQGFSSRCEKSVLFGCDHLDGAQAEYVRIPNADGTVMKAPEGVEEKYLVLMADIFPTGYFAASNAFKGYTPEQISEQTVVLIGCGPVGLCALINALEFKPKHLLAVDSIPSRLELARSLGAEPWNFQQDREGLDKRVKELTNGRGADAVIEVVGLSPALRTGFDLLRPWGTISSVGVHNGEIPWAGNDAYDKNLRIQMGRCPVRSVSPQALDVLKKNQHKLGFMADKIMPLSQAVEGYELFNAMKVQKVIFKAGE; encoded by the exons ATGAGCACGGAAAACAAGATGCGCGCGGTGGTGTTTCACAGCCCTTATAAAGTGGCCGTTGAAGAACGACCAATCCCCAAGATCCAAGATTCGGGAGATATTGTCGTTAAAGTAACATATACTGCGCTTTGTGGAAG TGATCTCCACACATTTCGTGGAATTGAACCCGCCGGTACGGGGTTCGTTATGGGCCATGAAGTTACTGGTGAGGTTGTTGAAGTCGGAAGTGGCGTTAAATCCATTCAGAAGGGTGATATGGTCGTGAGTGCTTTTACGACTTCTTG TGGCGAATGTTTTTACTGCAAGCAAGGGTTCTCCTCTCGCTGTGAGAAGAGTGTGCTTTTCGGGTGTGATCATTTGGATGGAGCACAGGCCGAATAC GTCCGCATCCCAAATGCAGACGGAACGGTGATGAAAGCCCCCGAAGGTGTCGAGGAAAAATACCTCGTGCTCATGGCAGACATTTTCCCGACGGGCTACTTTGCGGCCAGCAATGCCTTCAAGGGATACACCCCGGAGCAAATCTCCGAGCAGACAGTCGTACTAATCGGCTGCGGACCGGTCGGACTCTGCGCACTGATCAATGCCCTGGAGTTCAAGCCCAAGCATCTCCTTGCTGTGGACTCCATTCCGTCAAGACTTGAGCTCGCAAGATCCCTTGGGGCAGAGCCTTGGAACTTCCAGCAAGACCGGGAAGGGTTGGACAAGCGGGTGAAAGAGCTGACGAATGGAAGGGGTGCAGACGCTGTGATTGAAGTAGTTGGTTTGAGCCCGGCACTGAGGACAGGCTTTGATCTGCTGCGTCCTTGGGGGACGATCAGTAGCGTCGGAGTTCACAATGGAGAA ATTCCATGGGCTGGAAACGATGCATATGACAAGAATTTGAGAATCCAAATGGGTCGATGCCCCGTGAGGTCGGTATCACCTCAAGCGTTGGATGtcttgaaaaagaaccaacaTAAACTAGG ATTCATGGCGGACAAGATCATGCCGCTGTCTCAAGCTGTAGAAGGCTATGAGCTTTTCAATGCAATGAAAGTTCAGAAGGTGATTTTTAAAGCCGGAGAATAA
- a CDS encoding putative Yippee zinc-binding protein Moh1 (predicted Yippee-type zinc-binding protein), whose product MGLAYNVYLTSNKIFGCKQCKTHLADYDDIISRNFRGQHGKAYLFNNVVNITQSEAVERSMTTGRHIVRDIACRQCRETVGWKYDKAYETSEKYKEGKFILEEELLCVVC is encoded by the exons ATGGGTCTCGCGTATAACGTCTACCTCACTTCCAATAAGATCTTTGGATGCAAGCAGTGCAAGACGCACCTTGCGGATTatgacgatatcatcagcaGA AACTTCCGTGGCCAGCACGGCAAAGCGTATCTATTCAACAACGTCGTCAACATCACGCAATCCGAAGCGGTGGAGCGTAGCATGACCACTGGGAGGCATATCGTTCGAGACATCGCTTGCAGACAATGCAGGGAAACGGTAGGGTGGAAGTACGACAAGGCATATGAGACCAGCGAGAAGTACAAGGAGGGCAAATTCATTctagaagaagagcttctgTGCGTGGTGTGCTAA
- a CDS encoding GTPase-activating protein GYP6 (Ypt/Rab-specific GTPase-activating protein GYP6), translating into MLPVPTIFSISDNFSPLRQRWSVLFRDNNNTSDLRATLRSEQGENLCNDGLRSICWKAFLHFDNLDRTRWPQKISESRSAYGALKAHFMKYIEHPDDLQSTVDPLADDEESPWQTLRQDEQMRADISQDVDRCLQENFFFREPTTKAKMTDILFIYAKLNPDLGYRQGMHELLAPIIWVIDRDAIEATSWEGVDDTEEDDSSMLQLLDASYVEHDSFTLFCSVMQTARVYYEHNRQRSASGQMDVVPIVNQCEHIHNDLLTTTDLELADHLQALEILPQIFLTRWMRLLFGREFQFQDVLILWDFLFSEGLRQELVEFVCIAMLLRIRWQLLDADSSTALTMLLRYPSPHPHEPYSFVLDGLYLEQNPTSDRGTFIISKYSGKPPDSLKRASQPGTRHVSGRKFHTRGDARNMSEASSPSRSPARNSPKSLEALFQDVSEGIQRRTESWGVAKAVRGAVSEAKRNMQTIQSEHNPRIMRHGDSPLSRTSDARWAQESDTVAQLKTKVQELEERNRMLARSLGQALNDIRSRMMKAEGLDHATADAMKQGLAKIQSVQTCLESTSAPLRSANRSPSIAGDTGSAKLRDQSDVRGDKANRSPSVTSRVGESGTSSSSSVEGELKAHDRARIPTSLPLRPATRPSLADPASVPPEQTRHGTKQNVLFGNGDEEQRPYAEPNDLALRSLRGPKSKQ; encoded by the exons ATGCTACCGGTACCTACCATTTTTAGTATTTCTGACAACTTTTCCCCCCTTAGACAGCGATGGAGTGTCCTCTTCCgcgacaacaacaacacctccGACCTCCGAGCGACACTTAGATCAGAGCAAGGAGAGAATCTGTGCAACGACGGGCTAAGATCAATCTGTTGGAAG GCCTTTCTACACTTCGACAACCTCGATCGCACACGATGGCCGCAAAAGATATCCGAATCCCGAAGCGCCTATGGGGCGCTGAAAGCCCATTTTATGAAATATATCGAGCATCCTGATGATTTACAGTCGACCGTAGATCCACtggcggatgatgaagag TCTCCTTGGCAAACACTACGACAGGACGAGCAGATGAGAGCAGATATATCCCAAGATGTGGATCGATGCTTGCAGGaaaatttcttcttccgggaGCCAACGACCAAGGCGAAAATGACCGATATTCTCTTTATATATGCAAAACTCAACCCAGACCTAGGTTATCGCCAAGGAATGCATGAGCTGTTGGCGCCCATCATATGGGTCATAGACAGAGATGCAATCGAAGCAACCTCTTGGGAAGGGGTTGACGATacagaagaggatgatagtTCAATGTTACAGCTCCTTGATGCCAGCTATGTCGAGCATGACTCTTTTACACTTTTCTGTTCGGTTATGCAAACTGCTCGAGTATACTATGAGCACAATAGACAGCGATCTGCGAGCGGGCAGATGGACGTTGTACCGATTGTTAACCAATGCGAACATATCCATAATGATCTATTAACGACCACGGACTTGGAGTTGGCAGATCATCTTCAGGCACTGGAAATTCTGCCACAGATATTCCTTAC ACGTTGGATGCGTCTCTTATTTGGTCGCGAGTTCCAGTTTCAAGATGTTCTTATACTCTGggattttctcttttctgagGGTTTACGACAAGAGCTAGTCGAGTTTGTGTGCATTGCGATGCTGCTTAGGATTCGCTGGCAAT TACTGGACGCTGATTCCTCCACAGCGTTGACCATGTTGCTTCGCTATCCCTCTCCCCACCCCCACGAGCCGTACAGCTTTGTGCTAGATGGCTTATATCTAGAACAGAACCCCACCTCCGATAGAGGGACTTTTATTATTTCGAAGTATTCCGGCAAGCCGCCTGACTCATTGAAACGTGCCAGTCAACCAGGCACAAGGCATGTTTCCGGGAGAAAATTTCATACACGCGGCGATGCAAGGAATATGAGCGAGGCCAGCTCTCCTTCCAGATCACCTGCAAGGAACAGTCCCAAGAGCCTTGAGGCGCTTTTCCAAGATGTGTCGGAAGGCATTCAGCGGCGGACAGAATCTTGGGGAGTAGCCAAGGCTGTCCGAGGCGCGGTGAGTGAAGCGAAGAGGAACATGCAGACGATCCAGTCGGAACACAATCCTCGAATTATGAGACATGGAGATTCTCCCTTGAGCCGTACTTCCGATGCACGGTGGGCTCAAGAATCCGATACAGTCGCTCAGTTGAAAACCAAGGTCCAAGAGTTGGAAGAACGCAATAGGATGCTAGCGAGGTCGTTGGGCCAGGCGCTGAATGATATCCGCTCTCGCATGATGAAAGCAGAAGGGCTTGACCATGCTACAGCAGACGCCATGAAACAGGGTCTCGCCAAGATTCAATCAGTCCAGACCTGCCTCGAGAGTACTTCTGCACCTCTCCGCTCCGCAAACCGATCCCCAAGCATAGCTGGCGATACGGGTTCCGCGAAGCTCCGTGATCAGTCGGATGTGAGGGGTGACAAAGCCAATCGCTCTCCGTCGGTTACCAGCAGAGTCGGGGAGTCTGGGACATCATCCAGCTCTTCAGTGGAAGGTGAACTAAAAGCCCATGACCGAGCTCGAATTCCCACGTCACTACCATTACGACCGGCAACACGGCCGTCATTGGCTGA TCCGGCATCCGTGCCGCCCGAACAAACTCGGCACGGCACTAAACAGAACGTTCTGTTCGGCaacggagatgaagaacaaagaccGTATGCCGAACCTAATGACTTGGCCTTGCGGAGCCTTCGAGGTCCTAAGAGCAAACAATAG
- a CDS encoding uncharacterized protein (predicted protein) gives MFVDDPRDAGTATALTSASTSDSPTITTPTAQDMISSPSKTPGASASQPHTSVASAPKLPQSRFNFEYQLPHRRRTLASHSSVIDTPSSLNPTPTPQRTFLYDRPRRSIQGFNLSHSRAPKESSSLPPSLRLAIDDDSDSALATDPDPTIKALSPNATKRRKDSFYAQQTLPSVKRRMPSYTATYTEGNDRRRTVNGVNKYATEDGNRTPVADDARSDIFLNIARSDSSRRESLGRSELRRVSNCLL, from the coding sequence ATGTTTGTGGACGATCCCCGTGACGCGGGCACCGCAACCGCGCTAACATCCGCCAGTACCAGCGATTcaccaacaataacaacccCGACGGCTCAAGACATGATCTCCTCACCATCCAAAACCCCTGGCGCCTCTGCATCGCAACCCCACACGTCGGTCGCTTCGGCTCCTAAATTACCACAGAGTCGCTTCAACTTTGAGTATCAGTTGCCCCATCGCAGACGAACCCTAGCATCGCACAGCTCCGTTATCGACACGCCCTCGAGTCTAAACCCGACGCCGACCCCCCAGCGCACTTTCCTGTACGACAGACCGCGGCGCTCAATCCAGGGCTTCAATCTGTCTCACAGTCGCGCTCCAAAggaatcatcttctttaCCCCCATCGCTCCGGCTCGCTATAGACGACGATAGCGATTCTGCGCTGGCCACTGATCCTGATCCGACCATCAAAGCACTGAGTCCCAATGCGACAAAGCGCCGGAAAGATTCTTTTTATGCCCAGCAAACGCTTCCAAGTGTAAAGAGGAGAATGCCATCGTATACAGCAACTTACACCGAAGGGAACGATCGCAGGCGCACCGTGAACGGTGTCAACAAATACGCGACAGAGGATGGCAATCGGACTCCAGTCGCGGATGACGCTCGATCTGATATCTTCCTGAATATCGCTAGGTCAGACTCAAGCCGTCGCGAATCCCTTGGACGGTCAGAACTTAGACGGGTGAGTAACTGTTTGCTTTGA
- a CDS encoding uncharacterized protein (predicted protein) — MTDDHPSAAEFDPPETNLPTTFAKEIVSLPTSMSADLFAEFGLGAPANQSSGATAQQGARPAGTTSSLIPELEIFDNAPPPGVSTSHTIQPQALSTHRNTSEKSNVSHLTHYGNDSNVLFDATLEDPPDDNSEDWGEFETADTPSCQAAPAILSDTEGNASRRPMKGPNEPKKLAVSPGGLDLLDLLSIEDKPPQRRSQSSRTLVNKSSSHKNSKVVSTASGVAEDEDAFDDWGDFVDGPPTEPPKSVGGHRLASAQVPTQKAKIAANLEKKISPTFNISSSAVSPAQIRPTNIPPPSVLLELFPRLFDQLRKEATEARKNAQEKQNIENVALLILSTLKAAARVVAGRTLRWKRDSILSQSMRIGPARAGKSGGMKLNTVNKNEDIKEQQEAVDVISMWRDRAALFNSVVQASGRRPISAIPTNIRAMTATPEQGALKASHACALCGLKREERLPKIDDQVEDSFGEWWTDHWGHTECRQFWETNVALLDQR, encoded by the coding sequence ATGACGGATGATCATCCGTCCGCCGCGGAGTTTGACCCGCCAGAAACAAACCTGCCCACCACCTTTGCGAAAGAAATCGTTTCACTCCCAACATCAATGTCAGCGGACTTGTTCGCAGAATTTGGACTCGGGGCCCCAGCTAATCAGTCCTCAGGGGCTACAGCCCAGCAGGGGGCCCGACCTGCCGGTACGACATCTTCTCTAATTCCCGAACTTGAAATATTCGACAATGCTCCGCCCCCAGGTGTATCTACGTCACACACCATTCAGCCACAGGCGTTATCGACCCATCGAAATACATCGGAAAAGTCTAATGTATCACATTTGACGCACTATGGCAACGACAGTAACGTTTTATTTGATGCCACTTTGGAAGACCCCCCCGACGACAATAGTGAAGACTGGGGGGAATTCGAAACAGCGGACACTCCGTCTTGTCAAGCCGCACCAGCAATCCTTAGTGACACTGAAGGAAACGCTTCACGTCGGCCGATGAAGGGTCCAAACGAGCCGAAAAAGCTTGCAGTCTCCCCCGGTGGTCTTGATTTGCTAGACTTGTTATCAATAGAAGATAAACCACCGCAAAGGCGTTCTCAATCCTCCAGAACACTTGTCAATAAGAGCTCGAGTCATAAAAACAGCAAAGTTGTATCTACAGCTTCCGGCGtagctgaagatgaagatgctTTCGATGATTGGGGTGACTTCGTAGACGGCCCGCCTACGGAACCCCCAAAGAGTGTCGGGGGCCACAGACTTGCTTCTGCACAGGTACCAACCCAGAAAGCGAAGATCGCTGCCAATctagagaagaagatctctcCAACGTTTAACATTTCAAGCTCCGCTGTCTCTCCAGCTCAGATCCGTCCTACCAATATACCTCCACCATCTGTTCTGTTGGAGTTATTTCCTCGACTTTTTGATCAACTCCGAAAGGAGGCTACTGAAGCTAGAAAAAACGcccaagaaaagcaaaataTTGAGAATGTCGCCCTGCTGATTCTTTCCACTTTGAAAGCAGCAGCTCGAGTTGTTGCGGGCCGCACGTTGCGATGGAAGAGGGATAGCATCCTCAGCCAGAGCATGAGGATCGGCCCAGCACGCGCAGGGAAGTCAGGAGGGATGAAACTTAATACGGTCAACAAAAATGAAGACATCAAGGAACAACAGGAAGCTGTTGACGTGATTTCCATGTGGCGTGACCGGGCCGCCCTTTTCAATTCTGTGGTCCAGGCATCTGGCAGACGTCCGATCAGTGCTATTCCTACCAATATCCGCGCGATGACTGCCACCCCTGAACAAGGAGCTCTGAAAGCTTCCCATGCTTGTGCCCTTTGCGGACTAAAAAGAGAGGAACGGCTACCCAAGATCGATGATCAGGTAGAGGATAGCTTCGGAGAGTGGTGGACCGACCATTGGGGTCATACTGAGTGTAGACAATTCTGGGAAACCAACGTTGCCTTACTCGATCAACGATGA